Genomic segment of Murdochiella vaginalis:
TCGTCCCCTTCTCGTTTTTGAACCAAGATAAGAGCTATGATGCGACGAATCAGATGCCCTGTTATTTGACCTATACAACGGACGAAACCAAACGCATTATTGAGGAAAATCTTCATCGCTCCCCCATGTATTCCGGGGAAAAACACGGCGTCGGGCCGCGTTATTGTCCGTCCCTCGAGGATAAAATGGTGCGCTTTGCGGATCATCCGCAGCATCAGATATTCTTGGAACCGGAAGGTAGAGACACAGAAGAAGTGTATGTACAAGGCGCAAGTACCACGCTTCCGGAAGAGGTGCAAATGGCTTTTTATCGCACTATTACGGGCCTGGAGCACGTGGAGATCATGCGATCCGCCTATGGAATTGAATACGACTGTATTGATGCGCGCGCCTTGAAAAGCTCCTTGGAAGCGCGTTCCTGTAAAGGACTTTTCTTTGCCGGACAGGTCAACGGCTCTTCCGGTTATGAAGAAGCTGCGGCGCAAGGCTTGATGGCCGGCATCAATGCCGCCCGTCTCCTGACCAACAAGGACCCTCTCGTTCTTGACCGCAGCCAAGCATATATAGGCGTTCTCATTGACGATCTGGTAACCAAGGGAACCAATGAACCGTATCGAATGATGACTTCCCGTTGCGAATATCGGTTAAGCCTTCGTCAGAACAATGCGGATTTGCGCCTGACCGGCATTGGCCATACGATTGGGCTTGCATCAGAAGAACGCTATAAGCGCATGAAAGCAAAGTGGGAGCGTATTGCAAAGGAAGAAGAACGCTTAAAAACACGGATGGTTACTCCAACGGAAGAAACCAATGCGTTTTTGATCGCACAGTCCTCTTCCCCACTCAAGACAGGGGTTACGCTGGCGGAATTGCTTCGACGCCCTGAATTGACATATGCCTCGCTATCTCCTCTCGACCCGGATCGGGAAAAACTGCCCAAAGAAATCCGAATGGAAGTGGAGACACAAATCAAATACGAAGGCTACATTGCGAAGCAAAATGCGCAAATTGCACAATTTAGGAAGCTGGAAGGGCGCAAACTGGACACCATGGACTATACGTTGGTTTCGGGCTTAAAAAAAGAGGCCGCAGAGAAGCTCAACGCCGTTCAGCCGGAATCGATCGGCCAAGCCTCTCGTATCAGCGGTGTATCCCCAGCAGACATGAATGTGCTGCTGATCTATCTGGAGATGAAAAGGCGAAAGGAAAAGGAGTCTTAGAATGTATGATCAGAAGAGCGGGCTCCAGGAGCGCGCAATAAAGCTGGGTTTCACACTGACGGAATTACAGTGTCGTCAATTTGAAGAATATCGCTCGTTACTTCTGGCGTGGAACAACAAGATGGATCTCACAGCGATAACCGAGGCGGCGGAAATAGACAACAAACATTTCTTGGACTCCCTCAGTATCCTTCGCTTTTTCCCGGAGGGCATTTCCGGACGCGTTGTCGATATCGGTACAGGAGCGGGATTTCCATCTATTCCATTGAAGATTTTAAATCCCACCATGTCCTTGACGTTGGTGGACAGTCTGAACAAGCGGATCCTATTTTTGAAAGAGGTTGTTCATACACTGGAATTAGCAGATGTATCGTTGTTTCATACGCGTGCGGAAGATTTTTTACAGGCATCACCTGAAAACGCCCATCGAGAGAGCTATGACTACGTGGTGGCGCGAGCGGTGGCACCGCTTCCTACGCTCTTGGAATATACGCTTCCTGCGTTGCGCATCGGAGGCGAACTGATTGCGATGAAAGGACCGGGCGCACGCCAGGAGGTCGAGGACGCTAAAAATGCTTTAGCGGAACTGGGTGGAGAGGTAATCGAGATAGATGAATTCACCTGGACCGAGCAGCAATATCAACGCGTGAATTTGCGCATACGAAAAGAACGCCCCACTCCGAACCGGTATCCGCGAGGAAAGGGAAAAGCTAAAAAGCGTCCTCTGTAAGGAAGAACCAATGATGTAAGCCACCCCAAAATGTTTCACGTGAAACATTTTGGGGTGGCTTTTTTGCACACAAAAATTTCGCATATAGCATATAAATGAAAAAATGTTTCATGTGAAACATTTTAAGCTGAAACAGGAGAGCGAGGTCACGGGGCAACAACTTTCGTTTCAAAATGTTTCATGTGAAACATTTTGAAACACATAGTCATTAATATGATATGCCCTTAGGAAGTTCCTTTGCTATAATTGTTGCAGGCAGAATGGCCACGGAAAAATTGTTTCATGTGAAACATTTTGGAGAGAGAACATGATTGTTGAATGCATTTCTGTAGGGACGGAAATTTTACTGGGAGACATTCTTAACACGAACGTACAGTATTTGTCACGCCTTTGTGCGGAAGTAGGGTTGGACGTGTTTCACACTTCTGTGGTTGGCGATAACGTAGAGCGACTGAAACAAGCGTTACAGTTGGCCTGCAGCAGGTCGGATGCGGTTATTTTAACAGGAGGGCTTGGCTCTACGGATGACGACATTACGAAACGCGTCGTCATCGATTTTCTGCATCAGGGAACACAGGTGAGCACGTATAACAAGAGCACAATTGAAACATGGTTCGACAATGAAAAGGCGAGAAAAGACAATGAAATTGTCTACACCTTTCCAAAAGGCTCCACTATTCTTAAGAATCACGTTGGAACTGCTTCCGGCGCAGTTATTCCCTTCAACCAGGGCGAAAAACAAGGTTATATCGTAATCCTACCGGGGCCTCCGAAGGAAATGATTCCCATGGTGGAGAAGGAGCTTCGCCCGATTCTTTATAAATGGTCAGACAGCGTGACCGAATCCCTTGTAGTACGGTTTGGCATTTTAGGCGAATACCGTATCAATGAAATCCTGAAGGAGGAAATCGTTAACGGCATAAATCCGACGATCGCACCCTATGTGAAAGAGGACGGAGCTCTCATTCGCATTACGGCGAAGGCTCCCACAGACATAGAAGCGAAGGAACGGATAGAAAAGGCGTATTTGCAGGTGGAGAAGAAGCTGGGCAAATACATTGTGGCTGTTGGCGAGGAGTCGCGATCGGAGGTTTTGGTACGCATCTTGAAGGAACGGAAGGAACACGTGTCGACCGCAGAGAGCATAACGGGTGGACTTGTTGCATCGACGATCATAGAAGCGCCGGGCGCATCAAATGTGTTGGAAGAATCTTTTGTTGTTTATAGCGACCGCGCAAAGCACACTATTTTAGGCGTGCCGAATAATAAGCTGGAGAAGCATACGGCGGTAAGTCAAAGTGTTTGTCGCAGCATGTTAAAGGGGCTACACGAAAAAACAAAAAGCGATCTATGCATTGCAACAACCGGTTATGCCGGACCGGAAGGAGAAGATGTAGGACTTTGCTATGTCGGCATTCGATACCACGGGAAAAAGCGCGTTTTTCAGC
This window contains:
- the mnmG gene encoding tRNA uridine-5-carboxymethylaminomethyl(34) synthesis enzyme MnmG; this encodes MDKKYYKRKTVDVVVIGAGHAGCEAALASARLGMETVMLTISLDSVGDMPCNPNVGGTGKGHLVREVDALGGEMARVIDETFLQSRMLNTSKGPAIHSLRVQADKRRYHECMKKRLEDQPHLQLIEGEAVELVIEDGQVRGVGTLQGAFYEAQAVIICTGTFLNGTILMGDVSYSSGPHGLRPSLYFSDALRKAGIPLKRFKTGTPARVNRRSIDYSRLVVQDGDPEIVPFSFLNQDKSYDATNQMPCYLTYTTDETKRIIEENLHRSPMYSGEKHGVGPRYCPSLEDKMVRFADHPQHQIFLEPEGRDTEEVYVQGASTTLPEEVQMAFYRTITGLEHVEIMRSAYGIEYDCIDARALKSSLEARSCKGLFFAGQVNGSSGYEEAAAQGLMAGINAARLLTNKDPLVLDRSQAYIGVLIDDLVTKGTNEPYRMMTSRCEYRLSLRQNNADLRLTGIGHTIGLASEERYKRMKAKWERIAKEEERLKTRMVTPTEETNAFLIAQSSSPLKTGVTLAELLRRPELTYASLSPLDPDREKLPKEIRMEVETQIKYEGYIAKQNAQIAQFRKLEGRKLDTMDYTLVSGLKKEAAEKLNAVQPESIGQASRISGVSPADMNVLLIYLEMKRRKEKES
- the rsmG gene encoding 16S rRNA (guanine(527)-N(7))-methyltransferase RsmG, yielding MYDQKSGLQERAIKLGFTLTELQCRQFEEYRSLLLAWNNKMDLTAITEAAEIDNKHFLDSLSILRFFPEGISGRVVDIGTGAGFPSIPLKILNPTMSLTLVDSLNKRILFLKEVVHTLELADVSLFHTRAEDFLQASPENAHRESYDYVVARAVAPLPTLLEYTLPALRIGGELIAMKGPGARQEVEDAKNALAELGGEVIEIDEFTWTEQQYQRVNLRIRKERPTPNRYPRGKGKAKKRPL
- a CDS encoding CinA family nicotinamide mononucleotide deamidase-related protein, with translation MIVECISVGTEILLGDILNTNVQYLSRLCAEVGLDVFHTSVVGDNVERLKQALQLACSRSDAVILTGGLGSTDDDITKRVVIDFLHQGTQVSTYNKSTIETWFDNEKARKDNEIVYTFPKGSTILKNHVGTASGAVIPFNQGEKQGYIVILPGPPKEMIPMVEKELRPILYKWSDSVTESLVVRFGILGEYRINEILKEEIVNGINPTIAPYVKEDGALIRITAKAPTDIEAKERIEKAYLQVEKKLGKYIVAVGEESRSEVLVRILKERKEHVSTAESITGGLVASTIIEAPGASNVLEESFVVYSDRAKHTILGVPNNKLEKHTAVSQSVCRSMLKGLHEKTKSDLCIATTGYAGPEGEDVGLCYVGIRYHGKKRVFQHDLHGDRNHIRNRAKNLAVDYAIMMMKGELWEE